One window of the Lactococcus lactis genome contains the following:
- a CDS encoding MurR/RpiR family transcriptional regulator: MIDFLPEQVRTLNELETATFNFILSNLSSIDKMSVRQLAQAVHVSTATVMRMTRKLGFEGWVELKYYLKNQNQLTEIPVNYYENLLQLDLFLRKITSKEAGRKLEEAVKLIREARYIIFIGVGSSGALAEYGARYFTNIGLESYAISDPYQAVKGKGAPDVLSIVLSASGETDKIIERVVKLREEAPAKIISITNHPETTLSKLSNINLTYGFQTEYSAYDPLENLTSQLPVIAFIEILAHQAMEKADKCN, encoded by the coding sequence ATGATTGATTTCTTGCCCGAACAAGTTCGAACGCTCAATGAACTAGAAACTGCGACATTTAATTTTATCTTATCTAATTTATCAAGTATTGATAAAATGTCAGTCAGACAGCTTGCACAAGCTGTCCATGTTTCCACAGCAACAGTTATGCGCATGACCAGAAAACTTGGTTTTGAGGGCTGGGTAGAACTAAAATATTATCTTAAAAACCAAAATCAACTGACAGAAATTCCAGTGAATTACTATGAAAATTTATTACAACTCGACCTATTTTTACGAAAAATAACCTCTAAGGAAGCGGGAAGAAAATTAGAAGAAGCTGTCAAATTAATTCGAGAAGCTCGTTATATTATTTTTATTGGAGTAGGTTCTTCAGGAGCTTTAGCTGAATATGGTGCCCGCTATTTTACAAATATTGGCTTAGAATCTTATGCCATTTCTGATCCTTATCAGGCCGTTAAGGGCAAAGGTGCACCAGACGTTTTAAGCATTGTCTTATCCGCTTCGGGTGAAACAGATAAGATTATTGAACGAGTTGTCAAGCTAAGAGAGGAAGCGCCAGCAAAGATTATTTCAATTACAAATCATCCAGAAACGACCTTATCCAAACTTTCAAATATAAATTTAACTTATGGATTCCAAACGGAATATTCCGCCTATGACCCACTTGAAAATTTGACTTCTCAGCTCCCAGTCATTGCTTTTATTGAAATACTAGCTCATCAGGCAATGGAAAAAGCTGATAAATGTAACTAA
- a CDS encoding PTS sugar transporter subunit IIC, which produces MNGFINNKVLPPIMKFVNTRAMTALKNGMLFAMPFIIVGSIFLILANIPIPPVAKWLSDNGWSAIFTQAFNVSFGILAIWAAVGIGYSYVKEAGFGDVALQGGLTSLSAFFIVQSLSIANPITAALATGKEASGIGNLTGTQATAAFEKLPHAMQVFINNPVTGVLNLTWNGGQGMIAAIIIGILSGWAYSAMMKAGWKITLPEQVPSNVANQFTSMIPTGVIVVAATVVYALFDKIGHTDAVTFIYHWLSVPLQGLGGSFGGIIIISLLVPFFWFFGVHGGIIMGAITSAFLIPNTFANASLYQSHKLSLANGAHIVTNEFYNNFINLSGSGITFGLIIFTIFFARSEQMKSIGKVELVPGLFNINEPFLFGLPLVLNPVLALPFFLVPVVVSATVYGAIYFHIVPPMNGVAAPWTTPPIISGFLIGGWQYAVLQVIALLESILIYLPFAKKYDKMLLEQEANAEVEEVIA; this is translated from the coding sequence ATGAACGGCTTCATAAATAATAAAGTCTTACCGCCAATTATGAAATTCGTGAATACACGAGCGATGACTGCTTTGAAAAATGGAATGCTTTTTGCCATGCCATTTATCATTGTTGGGTCAATTTTCTTAATTCTGGCGAATATTCCAATTCCACCTGTGGCAAAATGGTTATCAGACAATGGCTGGTCAGCAATTTTTACCCAAGCATTTAACGTATCATTCGGTATTTTAGCGATTTGGGCAGCAGTCGGTATTGGCTATTCTTATGTCAAAGAAGCTGGATTTGGTGATGTTGCTTTACAAGGAGGATTAACTTCTCTCTCTGCATTTTTCATTGTTCAATCTCTAAGTATTGCAAATCCAATCACAGCGGCACTAGCTACTGGGAAAGAAGCCTCAGGCATTGGGAATCTCACAGGAACACAAGCAACGGCTGCTTTTGAAAAGCTTCCTCATGCCATGCAAGTCTTTATAAATAATCCAGTGACAGGAGTGCTCAATTTAACTTGGAACGGTGGTCAAGGGATGATTGCGGCCATTATTATTGGTATTCTATCAGGCTGGGCTTATTCAGCAATGATGAAAGCAGGCTGGAAGATTACACTTCCTGAACAAGTCCCATCAAATGTTGCTAATCAATTCACTTCAATGATTCCAACAGGAGTAATTGTCGTCGCTGCTACGGTTGTCTATGCTTTATTTGATAAAATTGGTCATACCGATGCAGTAACCTTTATTTATCATTGGTTATCTGTCCCTCTACAAGGTTTAGGCGGCTCATTTGGTGGAATTATTATTATCTCACTCTTAGTTCCATTCTTCTGGTTCTTTGGGGTTCATGGTGGAATTATTATGGGAGCAATTACCTCTGCCTTTCTGATTCCAAATACCTTTGCCAATGCATCCCTTTATCAATCTCACAAATTGAGTTTAGCTAATGGTGCTCATATTGTGACCAATGAATTCTATAATAACTTTATTAATCTTTCGGGGTCAGGAATTACTTTTGGATTAATTATCTTTACGATTTTCTTTGCTCGTTCAGAACAGATGAAGTCAATTGGTAAAGTAGAGTTAGTCCCAGGTTTATTTAATATCAATGAACCTTTCTTATTTGGATTGCCACTTGTTTTAAATCCAGTTCTTGCTCTGCCATTCTTTCTTGTTCCAGTAGTCGTTTCGGCTACGGTTTACGGAGCGATTTATTTTCACATTGTTCCGCCAATGAATGGTGTTGCCGCTCCTTGGACCACTCCACCAATTATTTCTGGCTTTTTAATCGGAGGCTGGCAATATGCAGTGCTGCAAGTTATTGCGCTTTTAGAATCAATTTTGATTTATCTTCCATTTGCTAAAAAATATGACAAAATGTTGTTAGAACAAGAAGCAAATGCTGAAGTTGAAGAAGTTATTGCTTAG
- a CDS encoding Cof-type HAD-IIB family hydrolase produces the protein MNKEIKLIALDLDGTLLNSSKEISKENRLAINAARQKGVHVVLTTGRPLIAIQPFLKTLEMLDFEDFSITFNGGLVQRNTGQILSKKSFSHDEILEIKELTSNLGIPCDVLSEEKVYMTKSKIDSQYDTLNKLLTFIKVDFDQVPLDVVYNKIVSCTEKELLDASLDKIPESYFDQFEIFKTQAKLLEFMPKGINKAYGLTQLINQLNLKPENVMAMGDEANDLSMISWAGYGVAMANAVPAVKEEARIISDLTNDQHAVAHIIEKYVL, from the coding sequence ATGAATAAAGAAATTAAACTCATTGCCCTAGATTTGGATGGAACCTTACTCAACTCTTCAAAAGAAATTTCAAAAGAAAATCGTCTGGCTATTAATGCAGCAAGACAAAAAGGGGTCCATGTTGTTTTAACAACGGGGCGTCCTTTGATTGCAATTCAACCCTTTCTCAAAACGTTAGAAATGCTTGATTTTGAAGATTTTTCAATTACCTTTAATGGTGGTCTGGTCCAAAGAAATACGGGTCAAATCTTATCTAAAAAAAGTTTTTCACATGATGAAATTTTAGAAATTAAAGAATTGACTTCAAATCTTGGCATTCCTTGCGATGTTTTGAGTGAAGAAAAAGTTTATATGACGAAAAGTAAAATTGACTCGCAATATGACACTTTAAATAAGCTTTTAACTTTTATCAAAGTTGATTTTGATCAAGTTCCACTTGATGTGGTTTATAATAAGATTGTTTCTTGTACAGAAAAAGAATTGTTGGACGCTAGTCTTGATAAAATTCCTGAATCTTATTTTGACCAATTTGAGATTTTTAAAACTCAAGCGAAGCTTTTAGAATTTATGCCAAAAGGAATTAATAAAGCTTATGGTTTGACACAATTGATTAATCAGTTAAACTTAAAACCAGAAAATGTAATGGCCATGGGAGATGAAGCAAACGATTTATCAATGATTTCTTGGGCAGGATATGGTGTTGCTATGGCAAATGCTGTCCCAGCAGTTAAAGAAGAAGCAAGAATTATTTCTGATTTAACTAATGACCAACACGCTGTTGCTCATATTATTGAAAAATATGTACTCTAA
- a CDS encoding ribose-phosphate diphosphokinase, with translation MSYSNLKLFSLSSNHELAQKVAKEIGIELGKVSVGAHSDGETVVHIDESVRGDHVFILQSTSDPVNDNLMELLIMMDALRRASAASINIVLPYYGYARQDRKARAREPITSKLVANMLQIAGADRLITFDLHAPQIQGFFNIPVDHLMGSPLIAEYFRRQLVSAGDDIVVVSPDHGGVGRARKLANFLKAPLAIIDKRRPRANVAEIMNIIGDVQGKKCILIDDMIDTAGTITLAANALKELGATEVYASCTHAVLSGPAIERINNSAITKLVVLDTIEMPEERQSEKIVQLSIAHLLADAIIRIHERRPLSPLFELHLPSEQI, from the coding sequence ATGTCGTATTCAAATTTGAAGTTGTTTTCGCTCTCTTCTAACCACGAATTAGCCCAAAAAGTGGCTAAAGAAATTGGAATTGAGCTTGGAAAAGTAAGTGTTGGTGCACATTCGGATGGCGAAACTGTCGTTCATATTGACGAATCAGTTCGTGGTGATCATGTGTTTATCCTTCAATCAACAAGTGACCCTGTCAATGATAACTTGATGGAACTCTTGATTATGATGGATGCATTGCGTCGTGCCTCTGCTGCATCAATTAACATTGTCTTACCTTACTATGGTTATGCTCGTCAAGACCGTAAAGCTCGTGCTCGTGAACCAATCACATCAAAACTCGTAGCAAACATGCTTCAAATTGCTGGTGCCGACCGTTTAATTACTTTCGACCTTCACGCACCACAAATTCAAGGATTCTTCAACATTCCAGTTGACCACCTTATGGGTTCACCATTGATTGCTGAATATTTCCGTCGTCAATTGGTTTCTGCTGGTGATGATATCGTTGTCGTTTCGCCTGACCATGGTGGAGTAGGACGTGCGCGCAAGTTAGCAAACTTCTTGAAAGCACCACTTGCTATCATTGATAAACGTCGTCCTCGTGCCAATGTGGCAGAAATTATGAATATCATCGGTGATGTTCAAGGGAAAAAATGTATCTTGATTGATGACATGATTGATACGGCTGGAACAATTACTTTAGCGGCCAATGCCCTTAAAGAACTTGGTGCAACAGAAGTCTACGCTTCATGTACTCATGCCGTACTTTCAGGACCAGCTATCGAGAGAATTAATAATTCAGCAATTACTAAACTCGTTGTTTTGGATACTATTGAAATGCCAGAAGAACGTCAAAGTGAAAAAATTGTTCAACTTTCAATTGCTCACTTGCTTGCTGATGCGATTATTCGTATTCACGAACGCCGTCCATTGTCACCACTCTTTGAATTACATCTTCCTTCAGAACAAATCTAA
- a CDS encoding helix-turn-helix domain-containing protein, producing MELEKIRKLYEKVDPSQLTEREKLLTELIFTDRKLKTDKLPNGRYRILQFSGNNFEELENTLKLLLPDFVKSIGEEKIVIEAFSTDSPTNSELFDIFQTLSQDMGEEVTAYVGRFVEKNKLSEAYSEEYKIFESQQTFSEYILSESLNLSENRILQEIRKDLLENPEDQKLVEAMYKASSNQTKAAKILYVHRNTLINKIKKYEQKYGLQLSGSDLTLAYNLL from the coding sequence ATGGAACTAGAAAAAATTAGAAAACTTTACGAGAAAGTTGACCCCAGTCAACTGACAGAGCGAGAAAAGTTACTGACAGAATTGATTTTTACTGACAGAAAATTGAAGACTGATAAACTTCCTAATGGCCGCTATCGTATTTTACAATTTTCAGGAAATAATTTTGAAGAATTGGAAAATACTTTAAAGCTACTTTTACCTGATTTTGTAAAAAGCATTGGGGAAGAAAAAATTGTGATAGAAGCATTTTCAACTGATAGTCCCACAAACTCAGAACTTTTTGATATTTTTCAAACGCTTTCGCAAGATATGGGTGAAGAGGTGACGGCTTATGTTGGCCGTTTTGTCGAGAAAAATAAACTCTCTGAAGCATACTCTGAAGAATACAAAATTTTTGAAAGTCAGCAAACTTTTAGTGAATACATTTTATCAGAAAGTCTAAATCTATCAGAAAATAGAATTTTACAAGAAATCCGTAAAGATTTATTAGAAAATCCTGAAGACCAAAAACTAGTTGAAGCAATGTATAAAGCAAGTAGCAATCAAACGAAAGCAGCAAAAATACTTTATGTTCATCGAAATACGCTGATTAATAAAATCAAAAAATATGAGCAAAAATATGGCTTACAGCTTTCGGGAAGTGACCTAACTCTCGCTTATAATTTATTATAA
- a CDS encoding alpha/beta fold hydrolase, producing the protein MSFFTTNDLVKINFHDYGNQLNQPLILIGGYSSSEVTWFAQIETFVNAGYRVITYDHRSHGDSQQVDYGLTLHRLAMDLKELIDYLQLKNVVLIGHSMGAATIMAYEELFTDENVSAIITEDQAPTFFKSADWLNGQYGKTLTELSVFIDDFPKTRLTQKKLSDSVKRTLGHGMKPFDFKRYRPLLQNVILQDWRPELGQEKKPHLFFAGEKSPIFPAIHAQAARELQNNPNSEVQIFEGCGHILHLEEIEKFNQAVIVFLNKIKKD; encoded by the coding sequence ATGTCTTTTTTTACAACAAATGATTTAGTAAAAATAAATTTTCATGATTATGGCAATCAGTTAAATCAACCTCTGATTCTAATTGGTGGCTATTCGTCCAGTGAAGTTACATGGTTTGCCCAAATAGAAACATTTGTAAATGCTGGTTATCGGGTGATTACTTATGATCATCGCTCACATGGAGATTCACAACAAGTTGATTATGGCTTGACTTTACACCGTTTGGCAATGGACCTAAAAGAATTAATTGACTATTTACAATTAAAAAATGTTGTCTTAATTGGCCATTCGATGGGTGCGGCAACAATTATGGCTTATGAAGAATTATTTACTGACGAAAATGTATCAGCAATAATTACAGAAGATCAGGCCCCAACTTTCTTCAAATCGGCAGATTGGCTCAATGGTCAATATGGGAAAACACTGACAGAGCTGTCAGTATTTATTGATGATTTTCCAAAAACTCGTTTGACACAAAAAAAGTTGTCAGATAGTGTAAAACGAACACTGGGACATGGAATGAAACCTTTTGATTTCAAACGCTATCGTCCTTTACTGCAAAATGTTATTTTGCAAGATTGGCGTCCTGAGCTTGGGCAAGAAAAAAAACCACATTTATTTTTTGCCGGCGAGAAATCTCCGATTTTTCCAGCAATTCATGCTCAAGCAGCGCGTGAATTACAAAACAATCCAAATTCAGAAGTTCAAATTTTTGAAGGATGTGGGCATATCTTACATTTGGAAGAAATTGAGAAATTCAACCAAGCAGTCATTGTTTTTCTCAACAAAATAAAAAAAGACTGA
- the leuS gene encoding leucine--tRNA ligase has product MEYNHQEIEAKWQKYWADNKTFRTGTDKNKPKFYALDMFPYPSGAGLHVGHPEGYTATDILSRYKRAQGFNVLHPMGWDAFGLPAEQYAMDTGNDPAEFTAENIANFKRQINSLGFSYDWEREVNTTDPNFYKWTQWIFTKLYEKGLAYEAEVAVNWVEELGTAIANEEVLPDGTSERGGYPVVRKPMRQWMLKITAYAERLLEDLEEVDWPESIKEMQRNWIGKSVGADVTFEVAGTDKSFEVFTTRPDTLFGATYAVLAPEHDLVDAITTPEQKEAVAEYRRKASLKSDLARTDLSKEKTGAFTGAYAINPINGRKMPIWVADYVLASYGHGAVMAVPAHDERDWEFAKVYGLEILPVVEGGNVEEAVYTEDGPHINSEFLNGLDKAQAIEKAIEFLEEKKIGKKKITYRLRDWLFSRQRYWGEPIPIIHWEDGTSTALSEDELPLVLPVTSDIKPSGTGESPLANLTDWLEVTRADGLKGRRETNTMPQWAGSSWYYLRYIDPNNSEALADPELLKEWLPVDIYVGGAEHAVLHLLYARFWHKVLYDLGVVPTKEPFQKLFNQGMILGTSYRDHRGALVATDKVEKRDSGFYHMETGEALEQAPAKMSKSLKNVVNPDDVVEHYGADTLRVYEMFMGPLDASIPWSEEGLEGARKFLDRAVRMIENSEIKAENNGELDKVYNETVKNVTERLDLMYFNTAISQLMIFVNAVNKAKALPLEYANGFVQLLAPFAPHIAEELWVKLGNEAGISYVAWPTFDESKLIESEVEIVVQINGKLKAKIKIAKDLAREELEKIGRESVAEALEGKNVVKVIAVPNKLVNIVVK; this is encoded by the coding sequence ATGGAATACAATCATCAAGAAATAGAAGCCAAATGGCAAAAATACTGGGCGGATAACAAAACTTTCCGTACAGGAACAGATAAAAATAAACCAAAATTTTATGCTCTAGACATGTTCCCTTATCCATCTGGTGCAGGACTTCACGTTGGACACCCCGAAGGTTATACTGCAACTGATATTTTGAGCCGTTACAAACGCGCTCAAGGGTTCAATGTTCTTCATCCAATGGGCTGGGATGCCTTTGGTTTACCTGCTGAACAATATGCAATGGATACAGGAAATGACCCAGCAGAATTTACAGCTGAAAATATTGCTAACTTTAAACGTCAAATCAATAGCTTAGGTTTTAGTTATGACTGGGAACGTGAAGTTAATACAACTGACCCAAATTTTTATAAATGGACACAGTGGATTTTTACTAAACTTTATGAAAAAGGGTTAGCTTATGAAGCAGAAGTAGCTGTTAACTGGGTTGAAGAACTTGGAACGGCTATTGCCAATGAAGAAGTGCTTCCAGACGGAACTTCTGAACGCGGGGGTTATCCTGTTGTTCGTAAACCAATGCGCCAATGGATGCTTAAAATTACAGCTTATGCGGAACGTTTACTTGAAGACCTTGAAGAAGTCGATTGGCCTGAATCAATCAAAGAAATGCAGCGGAATTGGATTGGGAAATCAGTAGGAGCAGATGTGACTTTTGAAGTTGCAGGAACCGACAAATCATTTGAAGTCTTTACGACTCGTCCTGATACCCTTTTTGGGGCAACTTATGCTGTGCTTGCACCTGAACATGATTTAGTTGATGCTATTACGACACCTGAGCAAAAAGAAGCTGTTGCTGAATACCGTCGCAAAGCGAGCTTGAAATCTGATTTAGCCCGTACAGACCTTTCTAAAGAAAAAACTGGAGCATTTACCGGAGCTTACGCGATTAACCCAATTAATGGCCGTAAAATGCCAATTTGGGTTGCAGATTATGTTCTTGCTTCTTATGGACATGGTGCTGTTATGGCAGTTCCTGCTCACGACGAACGTGACTGGGAATTTGCTAAGGTCTATGGACTTGAAATTTTGCCTGTTGTTGAAGGTGGAAATGTAGAAGAAGCTGTTTATACAGAAGATGGCCCTCATATTAATTCAGAATTTTTGAATGGACTTGACAAGGCACAAGCGATTGAAAAAGCCATTGAATTTTTAGAAGAAAAGAAAATTGGGAAAAAGAAAATCACTTACCGCTTGCGTGACTGGCTCTTTAGTCGTCAACGTTATTGGGGTGAACCAATTCCAATTATTCATTGGGAAGATGGCACATCAACAGCGCTCTCAGAAGATGAACTTCCTCTTGTTTTACCAGTAACCTCTGATATCAAACCGTCAGGAACTGGTGAGTCTCCTTTGGCTAACTTGACAGATTGGTTGGAAGTCACACGCGCAGATGGCCTAAAAGGTCGCCGTGAAACTAATACAATGCCACAATGGGCAGGTTCAAGTTGGTATTACCTTCGCTATATTGACCCAAATAATAGCGAAGCTTTGGCAGACCCAGAACTTCTCAAAGAATGGTTGCCAGTTGATATCTATGTGGGAGGGGCTGAACATGCTGTTCTTCACTTACTTTACGCTCGTTTCTGGCATAAAGTGCTTTATGATTTAGGAGTTGTTCCAACTAAAGAACCTTTCCAAAAACTCTTTAACCAAGGAATGATTCTCGGAACCTCTTATCGTGATCATCGTGGGGCCTTAGTTGCAACTGATAAGGTTGAAAAACGTGATAGTGGCTTTTACCATATGGAAACAGGTGAAGCCCTTGAACAAGCTCCAGCTAAAATGTCTAAATCTCTTAAAAATGTTGTTAATCCTGATGATGTTGTTGAACATTATGGAGCTGATACTTTACGTGTTTATGAAATGTTCATGGGTCCACTTGATGCAAGTATTCCATGGTCAGAAGAAGGCCTTGAAGGGGCTCGTAAATTCCTAGACCGAGCTGTTCGAATGATTGAAAATTCAGAGATTAAAGCTGAAAATAATGGAGAGTTGGACAAAGTTTACAATGAAACAGTGAAAAATGTTACTGAGCGTTTGGACTTGATGTACTTTAACACTGCAATTTCCCAATTAATGATTTTTGTTAATGCAGTTAATAAAGCAAAAGCTTTACCGTTAGAATACGCTAATGGCTTTGTCCAACTTTTGGCGCCATTTGCACCACATATTGCTGAAGAACTTTGGGTAAAATTAGGTAATGAAGCTGGAATTTCTTATGTTGCTTGGCCAACATTTGACGAAAGCAAATTAATTGAATCAGAAGTTGAAATTGTTGTTCAAATTAATGGTAAATTAAAAGCAAAAATTAAAATTGCTAAAGATTTAGCGCGTGAAGAACTTGAAAAAATTGGTCGTGAATCAGTTGCTGAGGCTCTTGAAGGTAAAAACGTGGTCAAAGTAATTGCTGTTCCAAATAAATTAGTTAATATTGTTGTAAAATAA
- the ftsY gene encoding signal recognition particle-docking protein FtsY, which produces MGLFDRLFGKKKQEDTNHDVPVSENHSSEITEAVKNEKENETAKRPEVTEEPAKVEKVTDESVSKMIDVEPEITDEPVSENEPIISEKVEVEVTDEKIVKPENDEKLEKITDEKVISETTEVTEKKVTDEDEEEEIVIDIDALANIFTQSREETEKKYEQSLTLTRKTFSDGFNELFANFRTVDEEFFEELEETLIMSDVGVDLAMEVTEELRKEAKLVNAKSTDDLRQLIIEKIVDKFDGEKLPTKLDIQTDGLSVFLFVGVNGVGKTTTIGKLAARYKNEGKKVLLAAADTFRAGAIDQLVEWGNRSGVEVVTKPAGSDPAAVVFDALAKAKAENYDILLVDTAGRLQNKDNLMKELEKIGKVIKREIPDAPHETILALDATTGQNAIQQAKEFSAVTPITGIALTKLDGSAKGGIVLSIVQSLKIPVKLIGLGEKLNDLQDFDEEFFVRGLFKELL; this is translated from the coding sequence ATGGGACTTTTTGACCGACTCTTCGGAAAGAAGAAACAAGAGGACACTAATCATGATGTGCCTGTCAGTGAAAATCACTCTAGTGAAATCACTGAAGCAGTCAAGAATGAAAAAGAAAATGAAACTGCTAAACGGCCTGAAGTAACTGAAGAGCCAGCAAAAGTAGAAAAAGTTACTGACGAGTCTGTCAGTAAAATGATCGATGTTGAGCCAGAAATTACGGATGAACCTGTCAGTGAAAATGAACCTATTATTTCTGAAAAGGTTGAAGTAGAAGTTACTGACGAAAAAATTGTTAAACCAGAAAATGATGAAAAATTAGAAAAAATTACTGACGAAAAAGTAATCTCTGAAACTACAGAAGTGACTGAGAAAAAAGTTACTGACGAAGATGAGGAAGAAGAGATTGTCATTGATATTGATGCTCTGGCTAATATTTTCACTCAATCACGTGAGGAAACTGAGAAAAAATATGAACAGTCATTAACTTTAACTCGTAAGACTTTTTCTGACGGCTTTAATGAACTTTTTGCCAACTTCCGGACAGTTGATGAAGAATTCTTTGAAGAACTTGAAGAAACTTTAATTATGTCAGATGTCGGTGTGGATTTGGCAATGGAAGTGACTGAAGAATTGCGCAAGGAAGCAAAATTAGTTAATGCTAAATCAACAGATGACTTGCGTCAATTGATTATTGAAAAAATTGTTGATAAGTTTGACGGTGAAAAATTACCGACAAAATTGGATATCCAAACGGATGGATTAAGTGTTTTCCTTTTTGTTGGGGTAAATGGTGTTGGTAAAACAACGACCATTGGTAAATTAGCTGCTCGTTATAAAAATGAAGGCAAAAAAGTACTCTTAGCAGCTGCGGATACTTTCCGGGCAGGTGCTATTGACCAATTAGTTGAATGGGGAAATCGTTCAGGCGTTGAAGTAGTCACAAAACCAGCTGGTTCAGATCCAGCGGCAGTCGTTTTTGACGCTCTCGCAAAAGCTAAAGCTGAAAATTATGATATTTTACTTGTGGATACTGCAGGACGTTTGCAAAATAAAGATAATTTGATGAAAGAGCTGGAAAAAATTGGTAAAGTGATTAAACGAGAAATTCCAGATGCTCCGCATGAAACGATTTTGGCACTTGATGCAACAACAGGCCAAAATGCCATTCAACAAGCCAAAGAATTTTCAGCAGTTACTCCAATTACAGGAATTGCTCTGACTAAACTTGACGGTTCGGCCAAAGGTGGGATTGTCTTGTCAATCGTTCAAAGTCTTAAAATTCCAGTTAAATTGATTGGTTTAGGTGAAAAGCTTAATGATTTACAAGATTTTGATGAAGAATTTTTCGTCAGAGGGCTTTTCAAAGAGCTTTTATAA
- a CDS encoding glycoside hydrolase family 1 protein produces the protein MENKMPKDFFWGNSTSSMQTEGGWNEGGKGPSVYDVNTAGRSAKDWQVTNDNYHHYSQDLDLMKEMNMNMYRFQISWSRIVPDGDGEFNEEGIAFYNRLIDDLLARGIEPMICLYHFDMPLNLAEKYNGFLSRKVKEAFVRFGQEMMKRFADKVKYWIVFNEHNLYFADGFEHYSGVLKKELTLSDMYTVFHHTMLAHCELTQFLHENFEAKIGGMLATTEIYPATFSPKDNLYLRKFDEFYNRNLCDVYAFGHYSHEVMTYVKNQNIQMDFQKGDEEILKNGISDFISFSYYRSILLDASQLTENDAPNSYLTKGMELNPLLEHNQWDWSIDPEGFRRILSRLYNEFGLPVFPIENGIGQSEIWDGKTKIADDLRISYHQKHLEAMKKAIFTDGVEVMGYLGWGLIDIPASSGAIDKRYGAVYVDPKSHKRIPKKSFHWFKNVFASNGDHLD, from the coding sequence ATGGAAAATAAAATGCCAAAAGATTTTTTCTGGGGGAATTCAACTTCGTCAATGCAAACCGAAGGCGGCTGGAATGAAGGAGGAAAAGGACCCTCTGTCTATGATGTGAATACCGCTGGACGTTCTGCCAAAGATTGGCAAGTAACAAATGATAATTATCATCATTATTCCCAAGATCTAGATCTTATGAAAGAAATGAATATGAATATGTATCGTTTCCAAATTTCTTGGTCACGAATTGTTCCTGACGGCGATGGTGAATTTAATGAGGAAGGAATTGCCTTTTATAATCGTCTGATTGATGATTTGCTTGCTCGTGGAATTGAGCCTATGATATGTCTCTATCATTTCGATATGCCATTAAATCTGGCTGAAAAGTACAATGGTTTTTTGAGCCGAAAAGTGAAAGAAGCATTTGTAAGATTTGGGCAAGAAATGATGAAAAGATTTGCTGACAAAGTCAAATATTGGATTGTTTTTAATGAGCATAATCTTTATTTTGCTGACGGTTTTGAGCATTATTCGGGAGTTTTGAAAAAAGAGCTGACACTCTCTGATATGTATACTGTTTTTCATCACACCATGCTTGCTCATTGTGAATTGACCCAATTTTTGCATGAAAATTTTGAAGCAAAAATAGGAGGAATGTTGGCGACTACGGAAATATATCCCGCAACTTTTTCACCAAAAGATAATCTATATCTTAGAAAATTTGATGAATTTTATAATCGAAATCTCTGTGATGTTTATGCTTTTGGTCATTATTCGCATGAGGTTATGACCTATGTTAAAAATCAGAACATCCAAATGGATTTTCAAAAAGGAGATGAAGAAATTTTAAAAAATGGAATTTCTGACTTTATTTCTTTTTCTTATTATCGCTCAATTTTACTTGATGCAAGTCAGCTGACAGAAAATGATGCACCAAATTCTTATTTGACTAAAGGAATGGAATTAAATCCGTTGCTTGAACATAATCAATGGGATTGGTCCATTGACCCAGAAGGCTTTAGAAGAATTCTAAGTAGATTATATAATGAATTTGGATTGCCTGTTTTTCCTATTGAAAATGGCATTGGTCAGTCAGAAATCTGGGATGGGAAAACAAAAATTGCTGATGACTTGAGAATTTCTTATCATCAGAAACATCTTGAAGCCATGAAAAAGGCAATATTTACTGACGGGGTAGAAGTTATGGGTTATCTTGGTTGGGGATTGATTGATATTCCTGCTTCATCTGGTGCTATTGATAAACGTTACGGTGCTGTTTATGTGGATCCAAAAAGTCATAAACGTATTCCAAAAAAATCATTTCATTGGTTTAAAAATGTATTTGCTTCAAATGGTGATCATTTGGATTAG